One window of the Anaerobranca gottschalkii DSM 13577 genome contains the following:
- a CDS encoding BatA domain-containing protein, translated as MNFLNPLGLIALLGLPIIILFYMVKRKRNPIIVPSIFLWEKLDRPTSSAFNLNKLLKNLLLYLQLLVVLLIALSLATPVLLGFGKEDVNIIVILDTSVSMGVRSDGQSRLEQGIEKIKKLIDGKGRDSYMAIIAGGEFLTGLTKDKGQLYGSLENIKIKGEAFDIQENFLLAQSLGETLEKKEIYLISDGNFGNIGSITIPFTFLPVGKGEVENIYIANMIVEEGRLLLRLGNNGVKDITTYVNIYNSEGERIGRRNVEIKRGSYADFLWRNLPDSPWYKGEIEFRDDFPEDNLYYTVNEKVKQGRVLLVTENNPFLEKALLLNPNLKVSKIPPKRFEEGLLTGYDIYVFDGYLPGKLPQGSMLVFDPPYPNGYFPLSKPQKLVNISPEGSRLFNFVDFTDVNIYYSKILEEGKGLLNSDKGKIGVEMEIGGYPAIIFGFPLQGGDLHLRPAFPVLILNIMDYFLDSTNVVDNFKLHHYPVYNPPLGVKQLQVITPSGGEKVYTGDFPQIGDQLSEEGVYQFIWEDKKVLLPLNHPRTRESLAYNPTITAPGGEIKGGEVKGNLNITPWLILIAIVLFLLEWWVQHYVF; from the coding sequence ATGAACTTTTTAAATCCTTTAGGACTGATAGCCTTACTAGGTTTACCAATTATCATCCTTTTTTATATGGTAAAAAGAAAGAGAAATCCCATTATAGTTCCCAGTATTTTCCTTTGGGAAAAGTTAGATCGCCCCACTTCCTCTGCCTTTAACTTAAACAAACTCTTGAAAAATCTCTTGCTATACCTTCAGCTTTTAGTTGTCTTACTTATTGCCTTATCTTTGGCAACCCCTGTCCTTTTAGGGTTTGGTAAAGAAGATGTCAATATAATTGTCATATTAGATACATCTGTTTCTATGGGGGTAAGGTCTGATGGCCAATCCCGGCTAGAGCAAGGAATAGAGAAGATAAAAAAATTGATAGATGGTAAGGGCCGGGATAGTTATATGGCCATTATAGCGGGGGGAGAGTTTTTAACAGGCCTTACTAAAGATAAAGGGCAGTTATACGGAAGTTTAGAAAATATTAAAATTAAAGGGGAAGCCTTTGATATTCAAGAAAATTTTTTATTAGCCCAAAGTTTAGGGGAAACCTTAGAAAAGAAAGAAATTTATTTGATTAGTGATGGTAACTTTGGAAATATTGGAAGTATTACTATACCCTTTACTTTTCTTCCAGTAGGGAAGGGTGAAGTTGAAAACATTTATATAGCTAATATGATAGTAGAAGAGGGTCGGTTGTTATTGCGACTTGGCAATAACGGAGTAAAGGATATCACCACATATGTCAATATTTATAACAGTGAAGGGGAAAGAATTGGGAGAAGGAATGTAGAAATTAAAAGGGGAAGTTATGCCGATTTTCTTTGGAGAAATCTCCCCGATTCCCCTTGGTATAAGGGAGAAATAGAGTTTAGAGATGATTTCCCAGAAGATAATCTTTATTACACCGTCAACGAAAAAGTTAAACAGGGTAGAGTCCTATTAGTAACAGAAAACAATCCCTTTTTGGAAAAGGCATTGCTTTTAAATCCTAACCTTAAAGTCAGCAAAATTCCTCCTAAGCGTTTTGAGGAAGGGTTACTTACCGGTTATGATATCTATGTCTTTGACGGTTATTTACCAGGAAAACTTCCTCAAGGTTCTATGTTGGTTTTTGATCCCCCTTATCCTAACGGATATTTTCCCCTTTCTAAGCCCCAAAAACTTGTAAATATCTCCCCTGAAGGGAGTAGACTCTTTAATTTTGTAGATTTTACCGATGTCAATATATATTACAGTAAAATATTGGAAGAGGGCAAAGGGCTATTAAATAGTGATAAAGGGAAGATAGGGGTGGAAATGGAAATAGGTGGTTATCCCGCTATTATCTTTGGTTTTCCTTTACAAGGGGGAGATTTACACTTAAGACCTGCATTTCCTGTACTTATCCTCAATATCATGGATTATTTTTTAGATTCTACTAATGTGGTAGATAACTTTAAACTCCATCATTACCCAGTATATAATCCTCCCTTAGGTGTTAAACAGCTCCAAGTAATTACACCTTCTGGAGGAGAAAAGGTTTATACCGGGGATTTTCCTCAAATAGGGGATCAATTGTCAGAAGAAGGGGTTTATCAATTCATTTGGGAAGATAAAAAGGTATTGTTACCTTTAAATCATCCCCGGACAAGGGAAAGTTTAGCATATAACCCTACGATAACTGCCCCAGGTGGAGAAATTAAAGGTGGGGAAGTTAAAGGGAATTTAAATATAACCCCTTGGTTAATCCTTATAGCAATAGTTCTTTTTCTATTAGAATGGTGGGTGCAGCATTATGTTTTTTAG